One bacterium genomic window, GAAGTCGTCCTGGCTCTGACCGCGATCGCAGCGTTCTTGCTCTTCACCTGGCTGATCACATCGCTCGACTCGGCAACCCTGGTCATCGGCCATCTTCTCGGGACCCCCGAAAGCGCAAAACACCAGGCGCTCTGGGGCATGATCCTCGCGGTCGTGACATCAGTGCTCATCGCGGTAGGCGGAGTAGCCGCACTACAAGCCGCCTCGATCATCGTGGGACTACCCCTCGCAGGCGTGACGATATTGATCGGCGCCGGGCTTGTCAGGATGCTTTACACCGCGAAGCTTTAGTGTGGATTGGGCAGGGTGGGCATCGAATCTGTTGTGCAATTTTCGCCGGTGGCGTTGTGCCCTTGCAGGTGTCTGAACCTGCTGGCGCTTCTTGTCTGTCTTCCTGGTTCAAGGCCAGGAGGCGCCGCCACGCAAGGCGTTGGGAGTGCAGTAGGTCAAGTGGTGATTCAGGGTTTGACTAGAGCATTCGGACTTTCCGCTAGTCTTCCCGCTCTGGCTTGGCCTATGCAACCGCAGCCGCAAAGGAAGCAAAGACGTCACCTGGCAACGGATGCTTCAGTTTCCACGTGACCGCCATCGGATCTCCATCCTTATGCTCGACGTAGGTGGCGGGACCCAAGAACCAAAAAGCTCGATCGTCTTGGCGAAGCCTTGCGAAA contains:
- a CDS encoding BCCT family transporter, with the translated sequence EVVLALTAIAAFLLFTWLITSLDSATLVIGHLLGTPESAKHQALWGMILAVVTSVLIAVGGVAALQAASIIVGLPLAGVTILIGAGLVRMLYTAKL